A window from Azoarcus sp. DD4 encodes these proteins:
- a CDS encoding PAS domain S-box protein, which translates to MPTSNPSPQPRPTSSWRTRWVARLPFLTLALFLGAIATLVWLTREYDKEEQQTTLITDALWMEQNLRFQLDRNEAQLQQIAPELLRNGRLAPQTEAQLRHLLSQDRGLVRMIWLDHEGRVRGAMPPQSDEHLVGESAGAVPSGDVFRLARAVGRPVYGPAYPVLGDKTHFEVHVPAWSDEGFLGVIVGVYSLSDLVVRELPWWFSERYRVAVLDPDGREIAAKSKVAPLEATHGYTMAFDPPGHGLTMQITPYKGETRWMPVLLSASIVLLGTIIVWSVWQLRRQLAARQTAEQALREESAYRRAMEDSLITGLRARDLEGRLTYVNSAFCRMTGFSTEELLGRKPPMPYWDPDHIAETQALHEQIMAGGTSPDGVEVRLRRKNGERLDTLVFEAPLIDAHGRHTGWMGSVLDITEQKRARELALQQEERLQATSRLVTMGEMASTLAHELNQPLAAIASYNSGCINRLEADQLDRGELRDIHDKIGRQARRAGEIIRRVHDFVRRSEPRREAIDLNAVIREALGLIEADARKRRTHLVADLATDLPPVHADAVMIEQIIVNLVRNGMDAMRDTPDALRTVRISTRSGGNVVTVRVSDHGSGIDADTARHLFQPFFTTKQEGMGMGLNICRSIAELHHGRLGFEPAPDGGTIFTLTLPVDPT; encoded by the coding sequence ATGCCCACCTCCAACCCTAGCCCACAGCCCCGTCCGACCAGCAGCTGGCGTACACGCTGGGTGGCACGTCTGCCCTTCCTGACACTGGCGCTCTTTCTCGGAGCCATCGCCACGCTCGTCTGGCTGACGCGCGAGTACGACAAGGAAGAGCAACAGACCACGCTCATCACCGACGCGCTTTGGATGGAGCAGAACCTGCGTTTCCAGCTCGATCGCAACGAAGCGCAATTGCAGCAGATCGCGCCCGAACTGTTGCGGAACGGCCGTCTCGCCCCGCAGACCGAAGCCCAGCTGCGCCACTTGCTCAGCCAGGATCGCGGCCTGGTGCGGATGATCTGGCTGGACCACGAAGGCCGCGTGCGCGGCGCCATGCCGCCGCAGTCCGACGAACACCTGGTCGGCGAAAGCGCCGGTGCGGTTCCCTCCGGCGACGTCTTCCGCCTCGCGCGCGCGGTCGGTCGGCCCGTGTACGGCCCCGCCTACCCGGTGCTCGGCGACAAGACCCACTTCGAGGTGCACGTGCCGGCTTGGTCGGATGAAGGCTTCCTCGGCGTGATCGTGGGGGTCTATTCCCTGTCCGACCTGGTCGTGCGCGAACTGCCCTGGTGGTTCTCCGAGCGCTACCGCGTCGCAGTGCTCGACCCCGATGGCCGTGAAATCGCGGCCAAGTCCAAGGTCGCACCGCTGGAAGCCACCCACGGCTACACCATGGCCTTCGATCCGCCCGGCCATGGCCTGACGATGCAGATCACGCCCTACAAGGGCGAGACGCGCTGGATGCCGGTGCTGCTGTCCGCATCCATCGTGCTGCTGGGCACCATCATCGTGTGGAGCGTCTGGCAACTGCGCCGCCAGCTCGCCGCCCGCCAGACGGCCGAGCAGGCCCTGCGCGAAGAGTCCGCCTACCGCCGCGCCATGGAGGATTCGCTGATCACCGGTCTGCGCGCACGCGACCTCGAGGGCCGGCTCACCTACGTCAATTCCGCCTTTTGCCGAATGACCGGTTTCTCAACCGAGGAGCTGCTCGGGCGCAAGCCGCCCATGCCCTACTGGGATCCGGATCACATCGCAGAAACCCAGGCACTGCACGAGCAGATCATGGCCGGCGGCACGTCACCGGACGGCGTCGAGGTCCGCCTGCGGCGCAAGAACGGCGAGCGCCTGGATACCTTGGTGTTCGAGGCGCCGCTGATCGATGCCCACGGCCGCCACACCGGCTGGATGGGCTCAGTCCTCGACATCACCGAACAGAAGCGCGCCCGTGAGCTCGCCCTGCAGCAGGAGGAACGCCTGCAGGCCACCTCACGCCTGGTGACCATGGGCGAGATGGCGTCCACGCTCGCGCATGAACTCAACCAGCCGCTCGCCGCGATCGCCAGCTACAACAGCGGATGCATCAACCGGCTCGAGGCGGACCAGCTCGACCGCGGCGAACTGCGCGACATCCACGATAAGATCGGTCGCCAGGCACGCCGCGCCGGCGAGATCATCCGCCGGGTGCACGACTTCGTGCGCCGCTCCGAGCCGCGACGCGAGGCCATAGACCTCAACGCCGTGATCCGCGAGGCGCTTGGACTGATAGAGGCCGACGCGCGCAAGCGCCGCACCCATCTGGTCGCAGATCTCGCCACCGATCTCCCGCCGGTGCACGCCGACGCGGTGATGATCGAGCAGATCATCGTCAATCTGGTGCGCAACGGCATGGACGCGATGCGCGACACGCCCGACGCGCTGCGCACCGTACGCATCTCCACCCGCAGCGGCGGCAACGTGGTGACGGTGCGCGTCTCCGACCACGGCAGCGGTATCGACGCCGACACCGCACGCCACCTGTTCCAGCCCTTCTTCACGACCAAACAGGAGGGCATGGGCATGGGCCTGAATATCTGCCGCTCGATCGCCGAACTGCATCACGGCCGTCTGGGTTTTGAACCGGCCCCCGACGGCGGTACCATCTTCACCCTCACGCTCCCGGTAGACCCTACATGA
- a CDS encoding TRAP transporter substrate-binding protein codes for MKIRALLLGLVAAGLTATATAADPIVIKFSHVVAQDTPKGKAADKFKELAEKYTSGAVKVEVYPNSTLYKDKEEMEALQLGAVQMLAPSLAKFGPLGVREFEVFDLPFIFDNYEDLHKVTYGAVGQQLFSKLEPKGIRGLAYWDNGFKSFSANTPIKKPDDLKGKKMRIQSSKVLEEQMRELKSLPQVMAFSEVYQALQTGVVDGTENPISNLYTQKMHEVQKHLTLTEHGYLGYAVITNKKFWDGLPANVRTSLEKAMKESTEYANKIAKEENDLSLDLVKKSGKTEVTQLSADERLAFKKALVPVHKKMESRIGAELIQSIYKETGFDPAKL; via the coding sequence ATGAAAATCCGTGCACTGCTGCTCGGCCTCGTCGCCGCAGGTCTGACCGCAACCGCCACTGCAGCCGACCCCATCGTCATCAAGTTCAGCCACGTCGTTGCCCAGGATACGCCCAAGGGCAAGGCGGCCGACAAGTTCAAGGAACTCGCCGAGAAATACACCTCCGGCGCGGTCAAGGTCGAAGTCTACCCCAACAGCACGCTGTACAAGGACAAGGAAGAAATGGAGGCGCTGCAGCTCGGCGCCGTGCAGATGCTCGCCCCGTCGCTGGCCAAGTTCGGCCCGCTCGGCGTGCGCGAGTTCGAAGTTTTCGACCTGCCCTTCATCTTCGACAACTACGAAGACCTGCACAAGGTGACCTACGGCGCTGTGGGCCAGCAGCTGTTCTCCAAGCTCGAACCCAAGGGTATTCGCGGCCTGGCCTACTGGGACAACGGCTTCAAGTCCTTCTCCGCCAATACGCCGATCAAGAAGCCGGACGATCTCAAGGGCAAGAAGATGCGCATCCAGTCCTCCAAGGTGCTGGAAGAGCAGATGCGCGAGCTGAAGTCGCTGCCGCAGGTAATGGCCTTCTCCGAGGTCTACCAGGCGCTGCAGACAGGGGTGGTCGATGGCACCGAGAACCCGATCTCGAACCTCTACACCCAGAAGATGCACGAGGTGCAGAAGCACCTGACGCTGACCGAACATGGCTACCTCGGCTACGCGGTCATCACCAACAAGAAGTTCTGGGACGGTCTGCCGGCCAACGTGCGTACCTCGCTCGAGAAGGCGATGAAGGAGTCGACCGAGTACGCCAATAAGATCGCCAAGGAAGAGAACGACCTGTCGCTGGATTTGGTGAAGAAGTCCGGCAAGACCGAGGTCACCCAGCTGAGCGCGGACGAGCGTCTCGCCTTCAAGAAGGCGCTGGTGCCGGTACACAAGAAGATGGAGTCGCGTATCGGCGCCGAGCTGATCCAGTCCATCTACAAGGAAACCGGTTTCGACCCGGCCAAGCTGTAA
- a CDS encoding TRAP transporter small permease, which produces MLKILDHIEEWLITFLMGAATTIIFLSVVHRYGSGWAIPGVQDWLLSLNMGWAQELTIIMFVWMAKFGAAYGVRTGIHVGVDVLINRLSESNRSKFIVIGLGAGALFTGIVGTLGATFVLENGAHYQILTWLGMDVGELYEGPTTPDLEWPTWVVYSAIPLGSYLMCFRFLQVMVGFIKTGELPHHDHGHVDGIDEEHLPTDVNYLDMGDNLHPHDLKHKQIGEGRDGDQGGKK; this is translated from the coding sequence ATGCTGAAAATTCTCGACCATATTGAGGAGTGGCTCATCACCTTCCTCATGGGTGCGGCGACCACGATCATCTTTCTCTCGGTCGTGCATCGTTACGGTTCAGGTTGGGCCATTCCGGGTGTTCAGGACTGGCTGCTGTCGCTGAACATGGGCTGGGCGCAGGAGCTGACCATCATCATGTTCGTGTGGATGGCGAAGTTCGGTGCAGCCTACGGTGTGCGTACCGGCATCCACGTTGGTGTCGATGTGCTGATCAACCGTCTGTCCGAGAGCAATCGTTCCAAATTCATCGTGATCGGCCTTGGCGCGGGTGCGCTGTTCACCGGTATCGTTGGCACGCTCGGTGCGACCTTCGTGCTGGAGAACGGGGCTCATTACCAGATACTCACCTGGCTGGGCATGGACGTCGGCGAACTCTACGAGGGGCCGACCACGCCCGACCTCGAATGGCCGACCTGGGTCGTGTACTCCGCGATTCCGTTGGGCTCCTACCTGATGTGCTTCCGCTTCCTGCAGGTGATGGTCGGCTTCATCAAGACCGGTGAGTTGCCGCACCATGATCACGGTCATGTCGACGGCATCGACGAGGAGCACCTGCCGACCGATGTCAATTATCTGGACATGGGCGACAACCTGCATCCGCACGACCTGAAGCACAAACAGATCGGCGAAGGTCGCGATGGCGACCAGGGAGGCAAGAAATGA
- a CDS encoding TRAP transporter large permease, giving the protein MSAAIIFVLLLVLMLTGMPISISLGLTVLTFLFTMTQVPIESVALKLFTGIEKFEIMAIPFFILAGNFLTHGGVARRMINFATAMVGHWHGGLGLGGVLACALFAAVSGSSPATVVAIGAILLPAMVKQGFPNKFGAGVITTSGALGILIPPSIVMVMYSVSTNTSVGALFMAGVIPGLLLAAFLGFVTWNRARRFSYPRMPKATWAQRAKAFKDSAWGLFLIVVVMGGIYTGIFTPTEAAAMSAAYAFFVAVFVYKDLSMKDVPRVLLNSANMSAMLLYIITNAVLFSFLLTHENIPQQMADFMIGTGVGVIGFLIMANILMLIAGNFMEPSSIVLILAPILFPIAIKLGIDPVHFGIIMVVNMEVGMCHPPVGLNLYVASGITKMGITELTVAVWPWLLSMLVFLVLVTYVPAISLWLPRTLGMM; this is encoded by the coding sequence ATGAGTGCCGCAATCATCTTCGTCTTGCTGCTCGTCCTCATGCTGACGGGCATGCCGATCTCCATCTCGCTCGGCCTCACGGTGTTGACCTTCCTCTTCACCATGACACAGGTGCCGATCGAGTCGGTCGCGTTGAAGCTGTTCACCGGCATCGAGAAGTTCGAGATCATGGCGATCCCGTTCTTCATCCTCGCCGGCAACTTCCTCACCCACGGTGGCGTGGCGCGGCGGATGATCAACTTCGCCACGGCCATGGTCGGTCACTGGCATGGTGGTCTCGGTCTAGGCGGCGTGCTTGCCTGCGCGCTGTTCGCTGCGGTGTCCGGGTCGAGTCCGGCGACCGTGGTGGCGATCGGTGCCATTCTACTGCCGGCGATGGTGAAGCAAGGCTTTCCGAACAAGTTCGGCGCCGGCGTCATCACCACCTCGGGAGCGCTCGGCATCCTGATCCCGCCTTCCATCGTGATGGTCATGTACTCCGTGTCCACCAACACCTCGGTGGGTGCGCTGTTCATGGCGGGCGTGATTCCGGGCCTGCTGCTGGCGGCTTTCCTCGGCTTTGTCACCTGGAACCGTGCGCGCCGCTTCAGCTACCCGCGCATGCCGAAGGCGACCTGGGCGCAGCGCGCGAAGGCCTTCAAGGATTCGGCCTGGGGCTTGTTCCTGATCGTGGTGGTGATGGGTGGTATCTACACCGGCATCTTCACCCCGACCGAGGCGGCAGCGATGAGTGCGGCCTACGCCTTCTTCGTGGCGGTGTTCGTCTACAAGGATCTGAGCATGAAGGATGTGCCCAGGGTCCTGCTGAACTCCGCCAACATGAGCGCGATGCTGCTCTACATCATCACCAATGCTGTGCTGTTCTCCTTCCTGCTGACGCACGAGAACATTCCGCAGCAGATGGCCGACTTCATGATCGGCACCGGTGTCGGCGTAATCGGCTTCCTGATCATGGCCAACATCCTGATGCTGATCGCCGGCAACTTCATGGAGCCGTCGTCCATCGTGCTGATCCTGGCGCCGATCCTGTTCCCGATCGCGATCAAACTCGGTATCGATCCGGTGCATTTCGGCATCATCATGGTGGTGAACATGGAGGTCGGCATGTGTCACCCGCCGGTCGGTCTCAATCTCTATGTGGCGTCCGGCATCACCAAGATGGGCATTACCGAGCTGACGGTGGCGGTGTGGCCGTGGCTGCTGTCCATGCTGGTGTTCCTGGTGCTCGTGACCTACGTGCCGGCGATCTCGCTGTGGCTGCCCAGAACGCTGGGCATGATGTAG
- a CDS encoding DedA family protein, with protein sequence MEILASFIDLFLHLDRHLAELLADYGNWIYAILFLIVFCETGLVVMPFLPGDSLLFMAGALAAGGGMDPAVLIASLFVAAVLGDSLNYAIGRRFGNRISQWPDSRFFNRKALERTHAFYERHGGKTVVIARFMPIIRTFAPFVAGMAEMDYRRFLSFNVLGGALWVGPLVMAGYWFGNLPVVKNNLSVVIIGIIVLSLMPLVIGWLRQQSGRASA encoded by the coding sequence ATGGAAATCCTCGCCTCCTTCATCGATCTCTTTCTCCACCTCGACCGCCATCTCGCCGAGTTGCTGGCCGACTATGGCAACTGGATCTACGCCATCCTGTTCCTGATCGTGTTCTGCGAAACGGGCCTGGTGGTGATGCCCTTCCTGCCGGGCGATTCGCTGCTGTTCATGGCAGGGGCGCTGGCGGCGGGCGGCGGCATGGATCCGGCGGTATTGATCGCGTCGCTCTTCGTTGCCGCGGTATTGGGCGATTCGCTCAATTACGCGATCGGGCGGCGTTTCGGCAACAGGATCTCGCAGTGGCCGGACAGCCGCTTCTTCAACCGCAAGGCCCTGGAGCGCACTCACGCGTTCTACGAACGGCACGGCGGCAAGACCGTCGTGATCGCCCGCTTCATGCCCATCATCCGCACCTTCGCGCCCTTCGTCGCCGGCATGGCCGAGATGGACTATCGCCGCTTCCTCAGCTTCAACGTACTCGGCGGCGCCCTCTGGGTCGGGCCGCTGGTCATGGCGGGCTACTGGTTCGGCAACCTGCCGGTGGTGAAGAACAACCTTTCGGTGGTGATCATCGGCATCATCGTGCTGTCGCTGATGCCACTGGTGATTGGCTGGCTGCGCCAGCAAAGCGGCCGGGCCAGCGCCTGA
- the ndk gene encoding nucleoside-diphosphate kinase: MAIERTLSIIKPDAVAKNVIGQIYSRFEAAGLKIIAAKMVHLSEQEAGQFYAVHKERPFFKDLVSFMTSGPVMIQALEGENAIAKNRELMGATDPKKADKGTIRADFADSIDANAVHGSDAPETAAVEVAFFFPGMNVYSR; encoded by the coding sequence ATGGCCATCGAACGCACCCTCTCCATCATCAAGCCCGACGCCGTCGCCAAGAACGTGATCGGTCAGATCTATTCCCGCTTCGAAGCTGCTGGCCTGAAGATCATCGCTGCCAAGATGGTGCACCTGTCCGAGCAGGAAGCCGGCCAGTTCTACGCCGTGCACAAGGAACGTCCCTTCTTCAAGGATCTGGTGTCCTTCATGACCTCCGGCCCGGTCATGATCCAGGCGCTGGAAGGCGAGAACGCCATTGCCAAGAACCGCGAGCTGATGGGCGCCACCGACCCGAAGAAGGCCGACAAGGGCACGATTCGCGCCGACTTCGCCGATTCCATCGACGCCAACGCGGTGCACGGCTCCGATGCGCCGGAAACCGCCGCCGTGGAAGTGGCCTTCTTCTTCCCGGGCATGAACGTTTATTCCCGCTGA
- the rlmN gene encoding 23S rRNA (adenine(2503)-C(2))-methyltransferase RlmN, translated as MNIPVNLLDFDVDGLVAWFAGLGEKPFRARQVMRWMHREGCSDFDQMTDVAKSLRAKLKDIAVIRPPVPVRDSVSSDGTRKWLLDVGNANAVETVFIPETNRGTLCISSQAGCALDCAFCSTGKQGFNRNLTAGEIIGQLWLANNLLGAARDAAADLEADEKDNGRIISNVVMMGMGEPLANFDNVVTALRLMLDDHAYGLSRRRVTVSTSGIVPAIDRLRDECPVALAVSLHASNDALRDRLVPINQKYPLRELMAACQRYLDRAPRDFITFEYVMLDGVNDQDVHARELVALVRDVPCKFNLIPFNPFPNSGFLRSPADRIRRFAGILIDAGIVTTTRKTRGDDVDAACGQLAGQVQDKTRRTVRLKQSMEIRS; from the coding sequence ATGAATATCCCGGTCAATCTGCTTGATTTCGATGTCGACGGTCTCGTCGCCTGGTTCGCCGGGCTGGGCGAGAAACCCTTTCGCGCCCGCCAGGTGATGCGCTGGATGCATCGCGAAGGCTGCAGCGATTTCGACCAGATGACGGACGTGGCCAAGTCGTTGCGCGCGAAGCTCAAGGACATCGCGGTGATCCGCCCGCCGGTGCCGGTGCGCGATTCGGTGTCGAGTGACGGCACGCGCAAGTGGCTGCTCGATGTCGGCAATGCCAATGCGGTCGAGACGGTGTTCATCCCCGAGACCAACCGCGGCACGCTGTGCATTTCCTCGCAGGCCGGCTGTGCGCTCGATTGCGCTTTCTGTTCCACCGGCAAGCAGGGTTTCAACCGCAACCTTACTGCGGGCGAGATCATCGGCCAGCTGTGGCTGGCGAACAACCTGCTGGGCGCTGCGCGCGATGCGGCAGCGGATCTCGAAGCAGATGAAAAGGACAACGGCCGCATCATCAGCAACGTGGTGATGATGGGCATGGGCGAGCCGCTGGCCAATTTCGACAACGTCGTCACCGCACTGCGGCTGATGCTGGACGATCACGCCTACGGCTTGTCGCGCCGGCGGGTCACGGTGTCGACCTCGGGTATCGTGCCGGCGATCGATCGCCTACGCGACGAGTGTCCGGTGGCGCTGGCGGTGTCGCTGCATGCATCGAACGACGCGTTGCGCGACCGGCTGGTGCCGATCAACCAGAAATATCCGTTGCGCGAACTCATGGCAGCCTGCCAGCGCTACCTCGATCGTGCGCCGCGGGATTTCATCACTTTCGAGTACGTGATGCTGGACGGGGTGAACGACCAGGATGTGCATGCACGTGAGTTGGTCGCGCTGGTGCGCGACGTACCGTGCAAATTCAACCTGATCCCCTTCAACCCCTTCCCGAACTCCGGTTTTCTGCGCTCTCCGGCGGATCGCATCCGCCGCTTTGCAGGTATCCTGATTGACGCTGGCATCGTCACCACCACGCGCAAGACGCGCGGCGACGATGTCGACGCCGCCTGCGGTCAGCTGGCGGGGCAGGTTCAGGACAAGACCCGGCGCACGGTGCGCCTCAAGCAGTCGATGGAGATTCGTTCATGA